The following nucleotide sequence is from Pedobacter sp. PACM 27299.
CCTGCTGTTGGTTTTTGTTTTTGTGGGATTCAGCGGAAAAACAAATGCCCAGGTGGATACTACTTTTAATCAGCATAAAATCGCCTATCCGGCTTTTTTGAAAATGCTGAGCCAACACAATCTAGCCTATGCGGCAGAGCGGTTTAATGTCAGTATTGCCACTGCGGATGCGCTGAGTGCAAAGGTGTTTCCAGATCCGGAATTTAATTTAAGTGCCGGCGACCAACGGGAAGGCGGATTTAGAAAGGGGTACGAACTCATTTCTGGTCTCAGCTATCAGCTGGAACTTGGCGGAAAGCGTAAAGCCAGAATGGAGCTCGCCAATGGAGAACGCAGGCTTTCGGAGCTCTCGCTGAACGATTATTTCAGGCAGCTGAGGATGGAAGCTACGGTAGCGTATCTGAAAGCCATGAAGGAGCAGCGCTTATTGCAGGTGAAAATCAATGGGTATCAAATGATGAAACAGTTGAGCAAGGCAGACAGCCTTCGGTTAAAATCCGGTGCCATTCCAGGTTTGGATGTGCGGCAGTCTCGTCTGGAAGCCAGGTCTCAATTGAACGAAGTTTACCAGCAGGAAGCAGATTGGAAAATGAGCCTTGCCGCACTGGATCAGTTGTTGGGAATGAAAACGGAAGCCCTGATTTTCCAGCCTACAGGAGACTTTTTGAAGTTCGAAAGAGAATTTCAATTGTCTGCGCTGATTGTAAGCGCTCAGCAGCATCGTTCTGATGCGCTGGTGGCGATGCAGGAGCTGAATCAAACTCATAACTCCTTTCGTTTAGCAAAGTCGCTCAGAACGCCTGATTTAGGTTTGTCTTTAAATGTAACGGCCAATACTGTCGCTTCGAATCCGGTAGATCCCGGCCTTCCTTCTGGTACGATCGCCTTTGGAATGAGCCTTCCCTTGAAATTTTCTAACCAGAATAAAGGAGCCTTGCGCAGTGCGGATTATAAAGTACAGCAGGCAGAGTTGAAATATCAGCAGGTAGAATTGCAGATCCAGACCGAGGTCACTCAGGCTTATCATCAATATATGAGCAGTAGGAAACAAGTTTTACAATACAGCTCAGGGATGCTGAATGACGCGCAAAAGGTGCTTGAAGGCCGTGTTTATAGTTACAAAAGAGGAGAAAGCAGTTTCGTAGAGGTATTGGTATCCCAGCGGACTTTCAACGAGGTTCAGCAAAGTTACCTGGAGATCCTTTACGTAAATGCCATCGCATTGCTGGAATTGGAGCAGGCGGCAGGGATTTGGGATATTGATTTTTAAATGTAATTACTGATGGGATAGCGGTATATTTGAAGCCATGTTTCATATATTTCTACACTTTCTGGTACCTGCAATTGTGGCTTTTCTTTTTTACAGGAAAACCCTGATAAAATCCTGGCTGATTATGATGGCTACTATGGCAGTAGATTTGGATCATTTATTGGCAGTGCCGATTTACGATCCAAATCGCTGTAGTATTGGGTATCACCCTTTGCATTCTTACTATGCGATTGGCCTTTACTTTATCCTCCTTTTCTTTCCAAAAACGAGAATCGTAGGTGTAGGTCTGGTGATCCACATGATCCTTGATTACCTGGATTGCTTCATGTAATTAAGGTCTAGTCCAGACTGATCAGCTCAAGCTGATGGGGTATTGTGAAAAGCATTAGCTTCCTTATAAAAGTGGAGAGAGCAAACGCGCTATTTTTTCCGGCAGCTGTACCCAGGCAGATCTGGCAGTCCAGACATTCGCATCAATGAGTTTTGAAACCTGCAGGTCTTCCTCAAAAGCAGCTTTCAGCTGCTTTGCAATTCCATCGTCGTACACCACAGTATTCACTTCGAAATTAAGCTCAAAGCTGCGTTCATCCATATTTGCTGTGCCAATAAAAGAAAGCTGCTCATCGATCACCATAGTTTTCGCATGGATAAAGCCTTTTTGATATTGATAAATTTCTACCCCAACATCCAGTAATTCCTGATAATAAGATCTTGCTGCGGCAGCTACCCAAACAGAATCTGATTGGAAAGGAACGAGCAGTTTGATATTTACCCCACTCAATGCCGCCACATAAAGTGCATCCAGTAAACTGATTCCAGGAATGAAATAAGGGCTGGTGATCAAAATCTCCTGATCTGCCATTCCGATGGCCTGAATCAGGTTCAATAATATTGTGGGATGGTCTGAATCGGGACCACTGGCTGCAATTTGTAAGTCTACCTTTCCGGAAGGATGGTTCTTGAAATCGAAAAACTCTGGCTGTATTTCTAAATCTTCTTCGGCACAAAAGTTCCAGTCCGAGATGAAAAGGTGCTGCAGGTAGTGTACGCCGGTTCCTTTAATTTTTAAATGGGTATCCCTCCAGAATAATTTGTCATTATACTTAGGATCATTGATGTAGCGGTCGCTGATATTGATCCCTCCGGTAAATGCAATGTTTCCGTCGATGATAATGATCTTTCTGTGGTTCCTGTAATTGAGGCGGTTGGCCAGGGCAATAAAGATCACTTTATAAAAGGGAAAGGCTTGTACGCCTGCTTTTTTAAGTTCTGGGACTAGTTTTTTCCGTATGGATCGACTCCCAAAATCATCATAAATAAAGCGAACCTGAACACCAGATAATGCTTTTTCAATTAAGATGTCTTTGATTTCATTGCCAATCTTTTCATCTTCAAAAATGTAGTATTCTAAATGGATGTGGTGTTTTGCCTCCCTTAAAGCCTGTAATACTTCCGGAAACTTCTGCTCACCATTGATCAGCAGTTTCACCTCATTGTTGCCCGTTAAGCCGCTTGTATTGCTATTCAATAGCAGCTGAGCCATCTTTTTAAACTTTTGAAGGGGAGGGCTCATTTCTCCAATGGTTTTTTCGGAGCTCTTCATGATGCTGGAGGTCACCCTTTGCAGCTGGATTTCATCGGAAATGATCTTCTTGTTGTAGATCTTCCTGACCCGGTAATTGATGCCAAAAGAAAAGTAAATGATGACACCTATGAGGGGTAAGAAAACCGCCAGGAGCAGGTAAGCAAGGGTTTTACTAACCGATCTAGTATCATAGATGATGCGAAGACATACTGCAATGATGAAGAGCACATAAGCAATTTCAAAAACAAGAATCCATTTCATAAAAGAGGACAATTTACATTACAGACCCAAAAACGGCCATTTTGTTTGATTGATACTAAAATTTGTTTGTTCTGGATCAGGTAAAAATGACTAAAGGATTTTGGCTTCATCTAAATCCAGCTGGTTTTCCTGTTTCCGAATCTGGTCGTCACTAAATGTTTTCTCCTTTCGCAGCTGGTATAATTCTTTGCGTTGAATGCTGTACAGGTCCATTAATACAGCATTGTACCGGGCAATTTCCTGTATTTCGGTAGTGTCACATTCCAGCGATTCCAATTGCTGATTGGTGATGGAAATATCGCTTTCCAGCTGTTTCTTTAAAAATCCAATCAGTTCATTTTCTTTCATATCAATAGCAAACTTTTCATTTAACCGCTTTAAGGCCACCTGCATGAGCCTTAACCGAATCCCAGCTTCCTGCTCTCCTTCAGGAGGGAAATCCTCAATATCTTTGATTCCGATCCATTTAATGACCAGCGGTAAGGTCAGCCCTTGAAAAACCAGGGTCACCAGGATCACGATAAAAGTAATAAACAGGATAAGACTGCGGTGTGGAAAGGCCTCGCCATTGCTCAATAACAAAGGAATCGAAAGTGCAGAAGCTAAGGATACCACCCCCCTCATGCCCGCCCAGCCTACAATGACAGCGCCTTTCCATAATGGATTGACAGGGTCTGCCCGTTTCGTGTTTCCTAGCCAGGCAGGGATATAAGTAATGAGCAGCGTATATAACAGGCGGATAATGATGATCGTAATGCTGATGATCAGCCCATAATTAATGGCTTGGGTTATGGAATAATTACCCAGATTTTCCATGATCACCGGAAGTTCCAACCCGATGAGGATAAACACCAGTCCATTTAACACAAAGGCCAATGTAGCCCATACGCTGATGGCCTGAATTCTGGAAGCGCTATGGGACAGGATTTCATGCGAGCGGTAAGAGAGGAATAATCCACCGGCAACCACGGCCATGACCCCTGAAAAATGGAAATGTTCTGCAGCCATGTACATAAAATATGGCGTCATTAGCGTTAATGCAGCATCAATACTAGGCGTTGTAGGCAGAAAACGATGTACTACATAGACGATATGGGCAATGACAAGACCTACAATTACGCCCATTCCTGCAGCCAGAAAAAACTGTCCGATGGCTTGTTCCATAGAGAAATACCCGGATAAGATGGCGGCAAGGGCGAAACGGAATACAATTAAACTGGAGGCGTCATTGATTAAACTTTCACCTTCCAGAACGGTGGTCAGCCTTTTTGGAATTTTAATATGCTTTAAAACGGAGTTTGCAGCAAGGGCATCAGGAGGAGAGATGATGCCGCCCAATAGAAAACCCATAGCCAAAGTAAAACCGGGAATCATGGCAGTGGAAACAAAAGCGACAATAATTGAAGTGAAAAATACGAGACCAAATGCCAGCATCGCTATTGGTGTTCGCCATTTCCAGAAATCATTCCAGGAAGTATACCAGGCGGATTCATAAAGCAGCGGCGGCAAAAAAATGAGGAACACCAGCTCGGGCTCGATCTCAATTTTAGGAATTCCTGGAATAAAACTAATACCCAAGCCGGCAATCACCAGGAATATAGGGTAGGAGATTTTTAGCTTTTGAGCAAGCATAGTTAGCATAAACACCGCAAAAAGCAATGCCAATACCAGGAGCAGGGTTTCAGTAAACATAATAGATCGTTATTGTTCAGATGTATAGTCCGAATCTGACCTCAATATAATAAAAATCTAAATCGTAACCTCCTTCATTTCTTGTATGCTCTTTTCCACATTTCGTCGGCTCTTTTTGAAAATTTAGCCATGATCTGAAAATTATTGTGATGACTTATAAAAACAATCCAGCAAATAATCGGTTTTTCTAAGTGTAGGGTTTGTCAGTATTTGGTTTTAATTCAAGGCTTTACTTGTCTTTTATTGAATATTTGACGAAATTTAAATGGTCATGAAAGAGCTAGGGAAAAGAATTGGTCTGGAAGATTTCTTCCTCGACGGACTGGAAGATATTTATGATGCAGAAAGAAAATTTATGAAGTGTTTTGCTGCATTGGGTATTGCAGCAGGACATGATATATTAAAAGAAATATTGGTATTTAATATCAATATTACAGAAAAGCACCTCGGGCATTTAAAAGCCATACTCGCGCGGTTCAATCGGGACGGCAATAATGGGAAATGTGAAATTGTAGGGTGTTTAACGGAAAAAGCTTCCGCAATGATCAGAGATATGGAGACAGGATCGCCATTAAGGGATGTTGCGCTGATTTGCCTGGTCCAGATCATTCAGCATTATAAGATTGCTTCCTATGGGAACCTCATGTCATTGGCGACTGAAATGAACCATCAGAAAGTTAAAATATTGATCGAAGAGTGTCTCCAGGATGAAAAACGAACAGATTTGTACCTCACAGAAGTCGCCAGAAATTTTATAAATCCATCAGCAAAATAACACACTTTTTATTTTTCTACGTTTTTCACTAAAGATTAGAAACAATAGAAATGATCTTGTGTTAAATATTTACATCTATCTCTCTATGTTAAAGTGGGTTGTATTTGTTGTTAAGGAAAAGGTAAGACTTTTTTTGTTTATGCTGGGAATAGCTTTATTGTCTGCATGTGCCATAAAACGTCCTAAGGGATCAACTATGTTAGAAAAATATGGTCAGGATCAAAAGGAAACTCTCGATTCCGATCTTCAGGAAAGGCGGCGGCAGCAGGGAATTTTGAAACGTCAGAACGATTCCGCTCTGGTCTTTAAGCAACAGTTAAAAGCCAATAGCAGCCTAACGGAACATCCCGAATGGTTAGATAGTATATATCAGGATCATCTTTATAAACTGTTCCTGATTGCTCAGGGAGGTAAAACTCCTTTTAAAATAGTGGAGTACCTGCGGAAATCAACGCTTCATGGCCTGGACACCAATTATTTTTACCTGAATGCAATTGGGCCTTTACTGAGGGATATGGAGCAGCACCAGCTGGAATCATCATCTTTGAAATATCGGGAACAACTGAAACTGGAAATGCTGATGGCCTCTGCTTTACTCCGATACAGCGAGGCAATGCAATATGGGCTGATCCGTCCCGATAGCCTGGATAAAAACTATTTCATCAAAACACAGGCCCCAGACCGATCAAAAATAACAGCAGTATTTAGCGCTCCCGATCTATTGGCTTTTCTAGACAGTATACAGCCCTCATCTGCAGCCTATCTTGCCCTGCAAAAAGCTTTAAAGTCAGGAAAAGGTGCCCTCAACAGGAATAAAGAAGATGCTGAACAGACGATTAAATTAAATTTAGAACGGCTGCGATGGAAGAATCAACCTGATGCGCAGAAATATGTATGGGTCAATATTCCTGATTTTACGTTGAAAGTTATAGAAAAAGGAAGCGCTATACTCGAAATGAAAGTCTGCGTGGGAGAGGGGCGAACGGATACAGATCCGGGTACCAAAGAAACCCCTCAGTTAAACAGCATGATTTACAGCGTTCAGGTTAACCCAATATGGAACATTCCTGCCAGTATTGCCCGAAAGGAAATTTCCAGGTATGCGAGTAATGATCCTTATTACCTCAGCAATAATGATATTGATGTCTACAAAGCTGGAAAACGGGTTAATTCTCCGGAAGGGATAGATTGGCTGAGTACCGACATTTCACAATATACCTTCAAACAGCGTCCGGGAGAACAGAATTCTTTAGGGAAAATTAAGTTTATCTTCAATAATAACAGCAGCGTTTACCTTCATGATACGCCTGCCAGGTCTGCTTTTAAGAAAAAGGCAAGAGCCATCAGTCATGGTTGTGTGCGGGTAGAAAAACCGATGGAACTGGCATTTGCGCTATTTGGTCCTGGAAAAACCTATGACCAGATTAAAACCGCTATGGAACGTTCTTATCCAAGAGCCAAGTATATTGGTTTGCCAGCAAAAGTGCCGGTTTACCTGACTTATATCACCGCCTGGGTCGATGAGCAGCGCCTCCTGCAAATTAGAAACGACATTTACGGGTTAGATGACTTGTTGTATAAGGAAATGAAAGCCCGGGAGATGATTGCAGAATAAAAAAATCCTTTCTACAGCCTGTTCCTAGAGAAATAGGGCTACAGAAAGGATTTATAGACGCAGTTTTTATGATCTAATATCCTGCATTTCCATTGATTTCACCTGCACGTTTAAAATGACGTTCCGACATTCTTAAAGCTTTGGTTGCAAAACTCCTGATTTTAGCGTCACCGGTTACGCTGGCCGCTTTATAAAGATCCATTGCCGCAGCGTTGTCCTTGATCATCATGCCTATATAATGTTTTTCAAAGGCAGCTACATCCATGTTTTTTAGTTCTTCTATATGTTTTAAATCTGCTGCTGGCAGTGCAGTGGGCAAGGCAATACTTTTGCTGGCCGCCAGTGCTTTTAAATCTGTTACTGTTTTAGTCTGATCTTTTACAATGACTTCAGCAAATCTTTTGATCAGTTTATTGGTAGATTTCTGTGCTGCCAGTTTCCCTAATTCCATCTGCATCATGCCATCAATTACTGCTTCCTGCATAAAAGCAGAGATATCACCACCTCTATTGACCGTTGCCGTATCCGGAATGGTCTGAGCAATGGTAGAATCCGTAGTGGAGGCGTTGATGTTTTCGGTGTTCCGGCAGGCGGATAAGGAAATCACCCCCAGTGTAAAAATCGCAATTAGATGTTTGTTTTTCATGGGTTTTGATTTATCGTTTAAGGTTAATGTAATTACAAATTTGGAACTGAAATGTTTTGAGTAAATGAGTTTTTTGGCTTGTGCTGCCTCCCCGAGCTGAAACTTTTTAATTCTTCTAATGTTATAGCTACAAAATCACCGATAACTTAATCATACACTGATGAAAAACAATAAAGCGAACTTTTTTGAAAGGGCCTCTACAAAGATTACCAACTGGACGGGGAGCCCGGTGGCTTTTTGCGTCGCTTTTCTCGTAGTGATTATATGGGTGCTTTCTGGGCCTATCTTTAATTATTCAGATACCTGGCAATTGGTGATCAATACAGGAACTACAATTATTACTTTTTTAATGGTATTCCTGATTCAGAAAAGTCAAAATAAAGACTCTAAGGCTATCCAGTTGAAATTAAATGAATTGATTGCGGCAAGCAGGCAGGCAAGTAACCGGATGGTCGATATCGAAGACCTGACAGAATCTGAATTAGATGTATTGCACAAATACTATCAGAAGTTATCAGATATCGCAGAAGCTGATTGCGATATTCATCGCTCCCAT
It contains:
- a CDS encoding DUF6122 family protein, whose product is MFHIFLHFLVPAIVAFLFYRKTLIKSWLIMMATMAVDLDHLLAVPIYDPNRCSIGYHPLHSYYAIGLYFILLFFPKTRIVGVGLVIHMILDYLDCFM
- the cls gene encoding cardiolipin synthase encodes the protein MKWILVFEIAYVLFIIAVCLRIIYDTRSVSKTLAYLLLAVFLPLIGVIIYFSFGINYRVRKIYNKKIISDEIQLQRVTSSIMKSSEKTIGEMSPPLQKFKKMAQLLLNSNTSGLTGNNEVKLLINGEQKFPEVLQALREAKHHIHLEYYIFEDEKIGNEIKDILIEKALSGVQVRFIYDDFGSRSIRKKLVPELKKAGVQAFPFYKVIFIALANRLNYRNHRKIIIIDGNIAFTGGINISDRYINDPKYNDKLFWRDTHLKIKGTGVHYLQHLFISDWNFCAEEDLEIQPEFFDFKNHPSGKVDLQIAASGPDSDHPTILLNLIQAIGMADQEILITSPYFIPGISLLDALYVAALSGVNIKLLVPFQSDSVWVAAAARSYYQELLDVGVEIYQYQKGFIHAKTMVIDEQLSFIGTANMDERSFELNFEVNTVVYDDGIAKQLKAAFEEDLQVSKLIDANVWTARSAWVQLPEKIARLLSPLL
- a CDS encoding Na+/H+ antiporter; translation: MFTETLLLVLALLFAVFMLTMLAQKLKISYPIFLVIAGLGISFIPGIPKIEIEPELVFLIFLPPLLYESAWYTSWNDFWKWRTPIAMLAFGLVFFTSIIVAFVSTAMIPGFTLAMGFLLGGIISPPDALAANSVLKHIKIPKRLTTVLEGESLINDASSLIVFRFALAAILSGYFSMEQAIGQFFLAAGMGVIVGLVIAHIVYVVHRFLPTTPSIDAALTLMTPYFMYMAAEHFHFSGVMAVVAGGLFLSYRSHEILSHSASRIQAISVWATLAFVLNGLVFILIGLELPVIMENLGNYSITQAINYGLIISITIIIIRLLYTLLITYIPAWLGNTKRADPVNPLWKGAVIVGWAGMRGVVSLASALSIPLLLSNGEAFPHRSLILFITFIVILVTLVFQGLTLPLVIKWIGIKDIEDFPPEGEQEAGIRLRLMQVALKRLNEKFAIDMKENELIGFLKKQLESDISITNQQLESLECDTTEIQEIARYNAVLMDLYSIQRKELYQLRKEKTFSDDQIRKQENQLDLDEAKIL
- a CDS encoding DUF892 family protein produces the protein MKELGKRIGLEDFFLDGLEDIYDAERKFMKCFAALGIAAGHDILKEILVFNINITEKHLGHLKAILARFNRDGNNGKCEIVGCLTEKASAMIRDMETGSPLRDVALICLVQIIQHYKIASYGNLMSLATEMNHQKVKILIEECLQDEKRTDLYLTEVARNFINPSAK
- a CDS encoding L,D-transpeptidase family protein, with amino-acid sequence MLEKYGQDQKETLDSDLQERRRQQGILKRQNDSALVFKQQLKANSSLTEHPEWLDSIYQDHLYKLFLIAQGGKTPFKIVEYLRKSTLHGLDTNYFYLNAIGPLLRDMEQHQLESSSLKYREQLKLEMLMASALLRYSEAMQYGLIRPDSLDKNYFIKTQAPDRSKITAVFSAPDLLAFLDSIQPSSAAYLALQKALKSGKGALNRNKEDAEQTIKLNLERLRWKNQPDAQKYVWVNIPDFTLKVIEKGSAILEMKVCVGEGRTDTDPGTKETPQLNSMIYSVQVNPIWNIPASIARKEISRYASNDPYYLSNNDIDVYKAGKRVNSPEGIDWLSTDISQYTFKQRPGEQNSLGKIKFIFNNNSSVYLHDTPARSAFKKKARAISHGCVRVEKPMELAFALFGPGKTYDQIKTAMERSYPRAKYIGLPAKVPVYLTYITAWVDEQRLLQIRNDIYGLDDLLYKEMKAREMIAE
- a CDS encoding DUF4142 domain-containing protein, translated to MKNKHLIAIFTLGVISLSACRNTENINASTTDSTIAQTIPDTATVNRGGDISAFMQEAVIDGMMQMELGKLAAQKSTNKLIKRFAEVIVKDQTKTVTDLKALAASKSIALPTALPAADLKHIEELKNMDVAAFEKHYIGMMIKDNAAAMDLYKAASVTGDAKIRSFATKALRMSERHFKRAGEINGNAGY
- a CDS encoding low affinity iron permease family protein gives rise to the protein MKNNKANFFERASTKITNWTGSPVAFCVAFLVVIIWVLSGPIFNYSDTWQLVINTGTTIITFLMVFLIQKSQNKDSKAIQLKLNELIAASRQASNRMVDIEDLTESELDVLHKYYQKLSDIAEADCDIHRSHSIDEAVKNHKLKASPGPAKQTVKKVAHRKQASDPNP